One region of Skermanella mucosa genomic DNA includes:
- a CDS encoding DUF1476 domain-containing protein, translating to MTTFEERERAFENKFKHDEELLFKIQVRRAKLLGLWAAEQMKFEKPEADAYARAIVDADFEEAGSADIVRRVCTDLEQHGIDISRHRVEKEAEHLLQVARQQITTQ from the coding sequence ATGACCACGTTTGAAGAGCGCGAAAGAGCATTCGAGAACAAGTTCAAGCATGACGAGGAGTTGCTGTTCAAGATCCAGGTTCGCCGGGCGAAGCTGCTGGGCCTGTGGGCGGCCGAGCAGATGAAGTTCGAGAAGCCGGAGGCCGACGCGTACGCCCGCGCCATCGTCGACGCCGATTTCGAGGAGGCCGGCTCCGCCGACATCGTCCGGCGGGTCTGCACCGACCTGGAACAGCACGGCATCGACATCAGCCGGCACCGGGTCGAGAAGGAAGCCGAACACCTGCTCCAGGTCGCGCGCCAACAGATCACTACCCAGTAA
- a CDS encoding NRDE family protein: MCSIVILRQPGATFPLIIGGNRDEMAGRPWKPPSRHWPDRPDVLGGIDELAGGSWLALNDTGVVAVVLNRMGTLGPEPGKRSRGELVLDALDHADAADAAGALVHLDPAAYRPFNLVVADNRDAFWLTRRVDGTRIEIERIPEGVSMVTANDLNDDSSHRIRFYRPLFTHASAPDPEKGDWKAWEGLLGSRIWDGDAGPRGAMCVVTPTGFGTTSSALLALPAADHPEIKPVFRFCPGRPDETPWEEVDLS; this comes from the coding sequence ATGTGCTCTATCGTCATTCTACGCCAGCCGGGCGCGACATTCCCGCTGATCATCGGCGGCAACCGCGACGAAATGGCAGGACGCCCCTGGAAACCGCCGTCACGCCACTGGCCCGACCGGCCCGACGTGCTGGGCGGCATCGACGAGCTGGCCGGTGGCAGCTGGCTTGCGCTGAACGATACCGGCGTGGTCGCGGTGGTGCTCAACCGCATGGGAACCCTGGGACCCGAACCGGGCAAGCGCAGCCGTGGCGAGCTGGTGCTCGATGCCCTCGACCACGCCGACGCGGCCGACGCCGCCGGAGCGCTGGTCCACCTCGATCCGGCGGCCTACCGGCCGTTCAACCTGGTCGTCGCCGACAACCGGGACGCCTTCTGGCTCACCCGGCGAGTTGACGGCACCCGTATCGAGATCGAGCGGATTCCCGAGGGGGTGTCGATGGTCACCGCCAACGACCTCAACGACGACTCGAGCCACCGGATCCGCTTCTACCGCCCCCTGTTCACCCATGCGTCGGCTCCCGACCCGGAGAAGGGCGACTGGAAGGCGTGGGAGGGACTGCTGGGCAGCCGGATCTGGGACGGCGACGCGGGACCGCGGGGCGCCATGTGCGTGGTCACCCCCACCGGATTCGGGACCACCAGCAGCGCTCTGCTGGCGCTGCCGGCGGCCGACCATCCGGAAATCAAGCCGGTCTTCCGGTTCTGTCCGGGACGACCGGACGAGACCCCTTGGGAGGAGGTCGATCTCTCCTGA
- the purC gene encoding phosphoribosylaminoimidazolesuccinocarboxamide synthase: MTRRRRIYEGKAKVLFEGPEPGTLVQYFKDDATAFNNQKRGIITGKGVLNNRISEYLMTKLGEIGVPTHFVRRLNMREQLVREVEIIPIELVVRNVAAGSLSKRFGIPEGTQLPRSIMEYYYKSDELNDPMVSEEHITAFGWATPQDLDDMMALSLRINDYLSGLFLGIGLKLVDFKVEFGRLWENDEMRIVLADEISPDNCRLWDVKTNMKLDKDRFREDLGRVEEAYQEVARRLGILPEGGPGDFNTPKLMQ, from the coding sequence ATGACGCGACGCAGGCGGATCTACGAGGGCAAGGCCAAGGTTCTGTTCGAGGGACCGGAGCCTGGCACTCTGGTTCAGTATTTCAAGGACGACGCGACCGCCTTCAATAACCAGAAGCGAGGCATCATCACGGGCAAGGGGGTCCTGAACAACCGGATCTCGGAATACCTGATGACCAAGCTGGGGGAGATCGGCGTTCCCACGCATTTCGTGCGGCGCCTCAACATGCGCGAGCAGCTGGTCCGCGAGGTCGAGATCATTCCGATCGAGCTGGTGGTCCGCAACGTCGCCGCGGGCTCCCTGTCCAAGCGTTTCGGAATTCCGGAAGGCACTCAGCTCCCACGCTCGATCATGGAGTATTATTACAAGTCGGACGAACTGAACGATCCCATGGTGTCGGAAGAGCATATCACCGCGTTCGGCTGGGCGACGCCCCAGGACCTGGACGACATGATGGCGCTGTCCCTGCGGATCAACGATTATCTCTCCGGCCTGTTCCTGGGCATCGGCCTGAAGCTGGTCGACTTCAAGGTCGAGTTCGGGCGCCTTTGGGAAAACGACGAGATGCGGATCGTGCTGGCCGACGAGATCAGCCCCGACAATTGCCGGCTGTGGGACGTCAAGACCAACATGAAGCTGGACAAGGATCGCTTCCGCGAAGACCTTGGCCGGGTCGAGGAGGCGTACCAGGAAGTGGCGCGCCGGCTGGGCATCCTGCCGGAGGGCGGACCGGGCGATTTCAACACACCGAAGCTGATGCAGTAG
- the purS gene encoding phosphoribosylformylglycinamidine synthase subunit PurS → MKANVHVTLKRGVLDPQGKAIGHALQSLGFDGVDEVRQGKFIELDLAETDPEAARKAVEAMCQKLLANTVIEDYRIDLVG, encoded by the coding sequence ATGAAGGCAAATGTTCACGTCACCCTGAAGCGTGGCGTTCTCGACCCCCAGGGCAAGGCGATCGGCCATGCGTTGCAGTCCCTGGGCTTCGATGGTGTGGACGAGGTCCGGCAGGGCAAGTTCATCGAGCTGGATCTGGCGGAGACCGACCCGGAAGCCGCCCGAAAGGCGGTCGAGGCCATGTGCCAGAAGCTTCTGGCGAACACCGTGATCGAGGATTACCGCATCGACCTCGTCGGTTGA
- a CDS encoding DNA-3-methyladenine glycosylase family protein: protein MFHRCLEAGGPLAEPVPRTPAGFPGLLRIILEQQVSTLAAEAMWRKLCAAAGPLTPDAVLALPDDTLKACGFSRQKMIYARGLADEVASGRLDMDAVDRMPDDAALEALVRVKGIGRWSAEIYLLLVLCRPDIWPVDDLAVAVGLQWLLGRDARPPRDELVALGDPWRPYRSTAARLVWHYYLAEAPGRRRLARGSAALAPDRISPK from the coding sequence TTGTTCCACCGGTGTCTGGAGGCCGGTGGACCGCTGGCCGAACCCGTCCCCCGGACTCCCGCCGGCTTTCCAGGGTTGCTGCGCATCATCCTGGAGCAGCAGGTCTCGACCCTGGCGGCCGAGGCCATGTGGCGCAAGCTGTGCGCCGCAGCCGGCCCGCTGACGCCCGACGCTGTGCTGGCGCTGCCTGACGACACCCTGAAGGCCTGCGGCTTCAGCCGCCAGAAGATGATCTATGCCCGCGGCTTGGCCGACGAGGTGGCCTCCGGCCGGCTCGACATGGATGCGGTCGACCGGATGCCCGACGACGCAGCGCTGGAGGCGCTGGTCCGGGTGAAAGGCATCGGCCGCTGGAGCGCCGAGATCTACCTGCTGCTCGTGCTGTGCCGGCCCGATATCTGGCCGGTGGACGACCTTGCCGTCGCCGTGGGACTGCAATGGCTGCTCGGCCGCGATGCTCGCCCGCCGCGCGACGAATTGGTGGCGCTCGGCGATCCCTGGCGCCCCTACCGCAGCACCGCCGCCCGCCTGGTATGGCATTACTATCTCGCGGAGGCGCCTGGGCGCCGGCGTCTCGCGCGCGGTTCAGCGGCACTGGCACCCGACCGCATTTCTCCTAAATAG
- a CDS encoding YceI family protein — MIGSTTRNIRRWAIGAIALSASITLALPAGAAPRDYRIDPEHASFGFLVSHIGYADVLGMFRDVAGTFRFDEETQAISDVKVTVKTASVFTNHDKRDEHLRKEDFFWADRHPEMTFIMTSAQKTGERAGKMTGDLTLRGVTRPVTFDVVLNKVGEYPFGGGLFGRPNYVAGVSARGTIRRSEWGMVYGTDNGWVGDDVQLIIEFEGIRQN; from the coding sequence ATGATCGGCTCCACCACCCGGAACATCCGACGCTGGGCAATCGGCGCCATAGCGCTTTCGGCTTCCATCACCCTGGCGCTCCCGGCCGGCGCCGCCCCGCGCGACTACCGGATCGATCCGGAGCACGCCTCGTTCGGCTTCCTCGTCTCCCACATCGGCTATGCCGACGTGCTCGGCATGTTCAGGGACGTCGCCGGGACCTTCCGCTTCGACGAGGAGACCCAGGCCATCTCGGACGTCAAGGTGACGGTCAAGACCGCGAGCGTCTTCACCAATCATGACAAGCGCGACGAACATCTGCGCAAGGAAGACTTCTTCTGGGCCGACCGGCACCCGGAGATGACCTTCATCATGACGTCGGCGCAGAAGACCGGGGAGCGTGCCGGCAAGATGACCGGGGACCTCACCCTGCGCGGAGTGACCCGGCCGGTAACCTTCGATGTCGTCCTGAACAAGGTCGGTGAGTATCCCTTCGGAGGAGGTCTGTTCGGCAGACCGAACTACGTTGCCGGGGTATCCGCCCGCGGCACCATTCGACGGAGCGAATGGGGCATGGTGTACGGGACGGACAACGGCTGGGTCGGTGACGACGTGCAGTTGATCATAGAATTCGAGGGCATCCGGCAGAACTAG